In a genomic window of Candidatus Hadarchaeales archaeon:
- the pth2 gene encoding peptidyl-tRNA hydrolase Pth2, giving the protein MKSFRYKQVMVVREDLSMSRGKLAAQVAHGAVLGAEECRKKKEEWFRGWMEEGQKKVVVSVPGENELRELFREAKELGLPAGLVEDAGLTELPPGTVTVLAVGPAPSELVDRVTGKLPLLR; this is encoded by the coding sequence ATGAAATCCTTCAGGTACAAGCAAGTAATGGTCGTAAGGGAAGATCTGTCCATGAGTAGGGGAAAGCTTGCCGCCCAAGTAGCACATGGGGCCGTGCTTGGAGCGGAGGAATGTAGGAAAAAGAAGGAGGAATGGTTCAGGGGATGGATGGAGGAAGGACAGAAAAAGGTGGTGGTTTCGGTTCCTGGGGAAAACGAGTTGAGGGAACTCTTCAGGGAGGCAAAGGAGCTCGGATTGCCCGCGGGACTGGTGGAGGATGCCGGACTTACCGAACTTCCTCCTGGAACGGTCACAGTGCTGGCCGTCGGACCGGCACCCTCCGAGTTGGTGGACAGGGTCACGGGAAAACTGCCCCTCTTGAGGTGA
- the thiL gene encoding thiamine-phosphate kinase, translating into MKLSEVGERELLKEVRRLFPQAPWVEVGIGDDGAVLKPMKEKLVVCSDMLTSSSDLPKGIDLFYLGWKAVISNLSDLAGMGARPIALLFSLGFPSELERREAERVLRGIKEASSLYGVPVVGGDFSGCEEVVVSGTGIGAVKRALLRKGASPGDLLALTGEVGKAAAGLEILRKRKRGYTELVRSFLQPRARVKEGRVLAEGGATSAIDLSDGLAQALWRLEEESRVRLVVDSLPLSPLLKEFCEEEGLSPLDFALYGGEDFELLFTLPPVRWRSVRRMLEGMGCQAHLLGRVERGRGVFLGKEKLPDRGYEHYR; encoded by the coding sequence ATGAAGCTGAGCGAAGTGGGGGAAAGGGAACTCCTCAAAGAGGTGAGGAGGCTCTTTCCCCAAGCCCCCTGGGTGGAGGTGGGGATAGGGGACGATGGAGCCGTCCTCAAACCCATGAAGGAGAAACTGGTGGTCTGTTCCGACATGCTCACTTCCAGCAGTGACCTCCCCAAGGGGATCGACCTCTTCTATCTGGGCTGGAAGGCGGTGATTTCCAATCTCAGCGATTTGGCTGGCATGGGGGCTAGACCCATCGCCCTCCTCTTCTCCCTCGGTTTCCCCTCCGAGTTGGAAAGGAGGGAGGCGGAGAGGGTGCTGAGGGGAATAAAAGAGGCCTCTTCCCTTTACGGGGTACCCGTAGTGGGGGGGGATTTCAGTGGGTGCGAAGAGGTGGTGGTGAGTGGGACGGGAATAGGCGCCGTGAAAAGGGCCCTGCTGAGGAAGGGGGCTTCACCCGGTGACCTCCTCGCCCTAACGGGGGAGGTGGGAAAGGCGGCTGCCGGCCTGGAGATCCTACGAAAGCGGAAAAGGGGATATACCGAACTCGTGAGAAGCTTCCTCCAACCCAGGGCAAGGGTAAAGGAGGGGAGGGTGCTGGCAGAAGGAGGGGCGACCTCGGCCATCGATCTCTCGGATGGTCTGGCCCAAGCCCTCTGGAGGCTGGAGGAAGAGAGCAGGGTGAGGCTGGTGGTGGACTCCCTCCCCCTCTCTCCCCTCCTGAAGGAATTCTGTGAGGAAGAAGGCCTTTCCCCCCTGGATTTCGCCCTCTATGGTGGAGAGGATTTCGAGCTCCTCTTCACCCTTCCCCCCGTGCGCTGGAGATCCGTGAGGAGGATGCTCGAAGGGATGGGGTGCCAGGCCCATCTACTCGGAAGGGTGGAAAGGGGGAGGGGGGTCTTCTTGGGAAAGGAAAAACTTCCCGACAGGGGATACGAGCACTACCGCTAA
- a CDS encoding HAD family hydrolase, producing MEKAEGGIEAITFDVGGTLAEGKPDHGLYAKRVLSHLSSLGFAVREEEWKRATSQALLQLRLRREKGLEMSFQEFSSLQLFAVGVKPEEELLERMLSLYLSSFPRRLKRGAKRVVEELANSYRLGAISNSMSPAPKEFLVERGLGKYFRTILVSGEVGYRKPHPEIFLRALRELEVPPERAVHVGDRPEIDGKGAKGVGMRFVLLSPHTPKQAEADAVVPSIREVPGALKMLQEELDSLGRECFICSSPFISLYEFEDGPILLCPDCRRGFTPPRGRPRKHGKYRAVYRKSWRRVF from the coding sequence ATGGAAAAGGCTGAAGGGGGTATAGAGGCCATTACCTTCGACGTGGGAGGAACGCTGGCGGAAGGAAAACCCGATCACGGACTTTATGCCAAGAGGGTTCTTTCCCATCTCTCCTCCCTTGGTTTCGCGGTAAGGGAGGAGGAATGGAAAAGGGCCACCTCCCAGGCCCTCCTCCAGTTGAGGCTCAGGAGGGAGAAGGGCCTGGAGATGTCCTTTCAAGAGTTTTCCTCCCTCCAGCTCTTCGCGGTGGGGGTGAAACCGGAGGAGGAGTTGCTGGAAAGGATGCTTTCCCTCTACCTCTCTTCCTTCCCCCGTCGGCTGAAGAGGGGAGCGAAGAGGGTGGTGGAGGAGCTGGCAAACTCCTACAGGTTGGGAGCCATTTCCAACTCCATGAGTCCCGCTCCGAAGGAGTTCTTGGTGGAAAGGGGCCTGGGAAAATACTTCAGGACCATCCTGGTTTCGGGTGAGGTAGGTTATCGCAAGCCCCATCCGGAGATCTTCCTCAGGGCCCTCAGGGAACTAGAAGTTCCTCCGGAAAGGGCCGTGCATGTGGGGGATCGTCCAGAAATAGATGGAAAGGGGGCCAAGGGAGTGGGAATGCGCTTCGTCCTCCTGAGCCCACACACCCCCAAACAGGCGGAAGCGGACGCGGTGGTTCCCTCCATCCGTGAGGTTCCTGGGGCTTTGAAGATGCTCCAGGAGGAGCTCGATTCCTTGGGAAGGGAGTGTTTCATATGTTCTTCCCCCTTCATTTCCCTCTACGAGTTCGAGGACGGACCCATCCTCCTCTGTCCGGATTGCAGGAGGGGCTTCACCCCTCCTCGCGGCAGACCCAGAAAGCACGGAAAGTACAGGGCGGTCTATAGGAAAAGCTGGCGTCGGGTCTTTTAG
- the amrS gene encoding AmmeMemoRadiSam system radical SAM enzyme, translated as MESLPTVRRALLWEKLEGNRVRCGLCERRCEIGEGKEGFCGTRKNMDGELRTLVYGDISSLSANPIEKKPFYHFWPGSVALTVGTWGCNFTCGWCQNWTLSKSKPKPERANYLSPEEFVELTLREGCEGTSLSFNEPTLLFEWALEVFPLARKRGLYNTFVSNGYMTEEALRALADAGLDAINIDVKGDGEVVRKYCGADVEKVWRNVGLARRLGLHVEVVNLIIPGLNDGEDQLLSLIRRHLKEAGPETPLHFTAYYPSFRFTVPPTPVSTLERARELAVREGVDFVYVGNVPGHRYENTYCPSCGELLLRRFGLSLKECRLKGRRCPRCGREIPLVGKLPTFLGRK; from the coding sequence ATGGAGTCCCTTCCCACCGTAAGAAGGGCCCTCCTTTGGGAAAAGCTTGAAGGGAACAGGGTAAGGTGCGGGCTTTGCGAGAGGAGGTGCGAGATAGGGGAGGGAAAGGAGGGCTTTTGCGGGACGAGGAAGAACATGGATGGAGAACTCAGGACGCTCGTCTACGGTGATATTTCTTCCCTTTCGGCCAATCCCATAGAGAAGAAACCCTTCTACCACTTCTGGCCGGGGTCCGTGGCCCTCACGGTGGGAACTTGGGGATGCAACTTCACCTGCGGATGGTGTCAGAACTGGACCCTTTCCAAGAGTAAACCCAAGCCTGAAAGGGCCAACTACCTGAGTCCGGAGGAGTTCGTAGAACTCACCCTGAGGGAGGGATGCGAGGGAACCTCCCTCTCCTTCAACGAACCTACCCTCCTCTTCGAATGGGCCCTGGAGGTCTTTCCGCTGGCGAGGAAAAGGGGACTGTACAACACCTTTGTGAGCAACGGATACATGACCGAAGAGGCCCTGAGGGCCTTGGCGGATGCGGGACTGGACGCCATCAACATAGACGTAAAGGGGGATGGAGAGGTCGTGAGAAAGTACTGCGGAGCGGATGTGGAAAAGGTCTGGAGGAATGTGGGCTTGGCCAGGAGGTTGGGCCTACACGTGGAGGTCGTGAACCTCATCATTCCGGGACTGAACGATGGGGAGGACCAGTTGCTTTCCTTAATCCGTCGCCACCTGAAGGAGGCAGGACCGGAGACACCCCTGCATTTCACCGCCTACTATCCCTCCTTCAGGTTCACCGTTCCACCCACACCCGTCTCCACCCTGGAAAGGGCACGGGAGCTGGCGGTGAGGGAGGGGGTGGATTTTGTATATGTGGGAAACGTTCCCGGACACAGGTACGAAAATACCTACTGTCCTTCCTGCGGGGAGCTCCTCCTCAGGCGTTTCGGTCTTTCCCTGAAGGAATGCAGGCTGAAGGGAAGGAGGTGTCCGCGCTGCGGGAGGGAGATCCCCCTGGTGGGGAAGCTTCCAACCTTTTTGGGAAGGAAGTGA
- a CDS encoding class I SAM-dependent RNA methyltransferase: MRLKITKMGEEGEGLAEWEGREIRVLNALPGEEVEAEFLTRGKTPIAVAKEILSPSPDRREPPCPLFPRCGGCQFQHLKYPKQLELKRRRIEKVLGERVEPPISRGELGYRNHARLTARRGEVGFVNKFTHEFVRVDRCLLMSPLINELLSKVQGRCFSTMASIRVGIRTGEYLIQPDLFLQDLPTGQSFYHEILLGRRFRISASSFFQTNTEGAEEMVRMVREWVGSAGKVVDAYAGVGVFAALLSDLASEVLAIEVSSSAEKDALHNLGGLPNVKFVKGRVEEILPLENVDVLLLDPPREGCSGRVIEAINLSPPRRIVYVSCNPTTLGRDLAKLKGFILEKVQPIDLFAQTKHVECLALLRREDLP; the protein is encoded by the coding sequence GTGAGACTCAAAATAACGAAAATGGGGGAAGAAGGGGAAGGACTGGCGGAATGGGAGGGAAGGGAGATAAGGGTGCTCAACGCCCTCCCAGGAGAGGAGGTGGAGGCGGAGTTCCTCACGAGGGGGAAGACCCCCATAGCCGTGGCAAAGGAAATCCTCTCCCCCTCCCCCGATAGGAGAGAACCTCCCTGTCCCCTTTTTCCCCGTTGTGGGGGATGCCAGTTCCAGCACCTCAAGTATCCCAAACAACTCGAGCTCAAGAGGAGAAGGATCGAAAAAGTCCTGGGGGAAAGGGTGGAACCACCCATAAGCAGGGGTGAACTGGGCTACAGAAACCATGCCAGACTAACGGCTAGAAGGGGGGAAGTGGGCTTCGTGAACAAGTTCACCCACGAGTTCGTAAGGGTGGACCGCTGTCTCCTCATGTCCCCTCTCATAAACGAGTTGCTTTCCAAAGTGCAGGGGAGGTGCTTCAGCACCATGGCTTCCATCAGGGTAGGAATAAGGACGGGAGAATACCTCATCCAGCCCGACCTCTTCTTACAGGATCTGCCCACCGGACAGTCCTTTTATCACGAGATCCTGCTGGGAAGGAGGTTCAGGATTTCGGCTTCTTCCTTTTTCCAGACCAACACTGAAGGTGCGGAGGAGATGGTGAGGATGGTGAGGGAATGGGTGGGAAGCGCCGGAAAAGTGGTGGATGCTTATGCCGGGGTCGGGGTTTTCGCCGCCCTCCTTTCGGACCTCGCCTCGGAGGTCTTGGCAATAGAGGTCTCATCCTCCGCCGAAAAGGATGCGCTGCACAACCTAGGAGGATTACCCAATGTGAAGTTCGTGAAGGGAAGAGTGGAGGAGATACTTCCGCTGGAAAACGTGGATGTTCTCCTTTTGGACCCTCCCAGGGAGGGATGCTCCGGGAGGGTCATAGAAGCCATCAACCTCTCTCCCCCCAGGAGAATCGTTTACGTCTCCTGTAACCCCACGACCCTGGGGAGGGATCTGGCCAAATTGAAGGGCTTCATCCTCGAGAAGGTCCAGCCCATAGACCTCTTTGCCCAGACCAAACATGTGGAATGCTTGGCCCTCTTGAGGAGGGAGGACCTACCCTAG
- a CDS encoding DUF763 domain-containing protein: MKRVGITELPLHSGECPAWLFKRMVKLSRAVTEVILMEYGKREFLRRMADPFFFQSFGCAVGFDYHSSGLTTTLTGALKEALKTGELGILVCGGKGKVSRKTPEEIERASELFSLSSDRVQRLKYASKMAAKVDNACVQDGYQLYHHSFILTEDGDWAVVQQGMRERWARRYHWVSEVVKSFVEEPHSGIAGEKREEVVLDMTARESEGARKGSLELAKQDPQDLLALSREAEQSSLDEYLGLPQRARLIMPREHGISRLTRETLSVLRRVREVDPKDYEELVAIRGVGPKTVRALALLSTLIYGKPPSWKDPVRYSFTVGGKDGVPYPINRKHYDEVVEFLQLTLQEAKVDREEKLKALRRLAGLVG; this comes from the coding sequence ATGAAAAGGGTTGGAATCACCGAGTTGCCCCTACATTCCGGAGAGTGTCCAGCTTGGCTTTTCAAAAGGATGGTCAAACTCTCCAGGGCGGTGACGGAAGTCATCCTGATGGAGTACGGGAAGAGGGAGTTCTTGAGGAGGATGGCCGATCCTTTTTTCTTCCAATCCTTCGGTTGTGCGGTGGGATTCGACTACCACTCCTCCGGTCTGACTACCACCCTCACAGGGGCGCTGAAAGAGGCCCTGAAAACGGGGGAGCTTGGTATCCTGGTCTGTGGGGGGAAGGGCAAAGTTTCTCGCAAAACACCAGAGGAGATCGAAAGGGCTTCCGAACTCTTCTCTTTGAGTTCGGACCGAGTCCAAAGACTCAAGTACGCCAGTAAGATGGCGGCTAAAGTGGACAACGCCTGCGTGCAGGATGGCTATCAGCTCTACCATCACAGCTTCATCCTCACGGAGGACGGAGACTGGGCGGTGGTCCAGCAGGGGATGAGGGAGAGATGGGCCCGTAGGTACCACTGGGTCTCGGAGGTGGTGAAGAGCTTCGTGGAGGAACCCCACTCGGGAATAGCGGGGGAGAAGAGGGAGGAGGTGGTACTCGACATGACGGCGAGGGAGAGCGAGGGGGCAAGGAAAGGGAGTTTGGAGCTGGCAAAACAGGATCCCCAGGATCTCCTCGCCCTGAGCAGGGAAGCGGAACAGTCTTCCCTGGACGAATACCTCGGTCTTCCCCAAAGGGCGAGGCTCATCATGCCCCGAGAACATGGCATCTCGAGGCTTACGAGGGAGACCCTCTCCGTGCTGAGGAGGGTTAGGGAGGTGGATCCCAAGGATTACGAAGAACTGGTAGCCATCAGGGGAGTGGGACCTAAGACCGTCAGGGCCTTGGCCCTCCTTTCCACCCTCATTTATGGTAAACCACCCTCCTGGAAGGATCCCGTGAGGTATTCCTTTACCGTGGGTGGAAAGGATGGTGTGCCCTATCCCATCAACAGAAAGCATTACGATGAGGTGGTGGAGTTCCTGCAGCTCACCCTCCAAGAGGCCAAGGTGGACAGGGAGGAAAAGTTGAAGGCCCTCAGGAGATTGGCGGGTTTGGTGGGTTAG
- a CDS encoding helix-turn-helix domain-containing protein — protein MEGLSANAQKVYEALKKLGATSPNTLKTADDVMRAAKLPKGMVNNSLMELVNKGYAKRVAREKAAGYYLLK, from the coding sequence TTGGAGGGACTGTCAGCGAATGCCCAGAAGGTGTATGAGGCGCTCAAAAAACTCGGCGCCACTTCTCCCAACACCCTGAAGACTGCCGACGACGTGATGAGAGCGGCGAAGCTTCCGAAGGGGATGGTTAACAATTCCCTGATGGAGCTCGTGAACAAGGGATATGCCAAGAGGGTGGCGAGGGAGAAGGCCGCCGGGTATTACCTACTCAAGTGA
- the nadC gene encoding carboxylating nicotinate-nucleotide diphosphorylase: MNALPKGSGLNPYVREKIRQMLAEDLSFGDLTTEILVDPKKVIRARIVCKEKGILAGVQEARIAFEEMGVRTLKSKEDGEELEPGDVVMEVEGPAQGVLKAERIALNLLMRMSGVATAARKMVELARRVAPKVRVAATRKTLPLLTYFDKRAVVVGGGDPHRWRLDDGVLVKKDHLQLVDSITEAVRKVREGASFTKKVEVEVTTAEQALEAAKAGADIVMLDNVSPSEVKRAVEELKKAGLRERVIVEVSGGITPENLQEYARTGVDVLSSSYMTFRALAVDMSLEIER, encoded by the coding sequence TTGAACGCCCTTCCAAAGGGTTCGGGTCTCAATCCGTACGTGAGGGAAAAGATCAGACAGATGCTGGCGGAGGACCTGAGCTTTGGGGATCTCACCACCGAAATCTTGGTTGACCCGAAGAAGGTGATCAGGGCAAGGATAGTATGTAAGGAGAAGGGGATCTTGGCAGGGGTTCAGGAGGCGAGGATAGCCTTCGAGGAAATGGGGGTGAGGACGCTGAAGTCGAAGGAAGATGGTGAGGAACTGGAACCGGGAGATGTGGTGATGGAAGTGGAGGGCCCGGCCCAAGGGGTGCTGAAGGCCGAGAGAATCGCCCTCAACCTCCTCATGCGCATGAGTGGGGTGGCCACTGCGGCCAGGAAAATGGTAGAGCTGGCAAGGCGGGTGGCACCAAAGGTGAGGGTAGCAGCCACCAGGAAAACCCTTCCCCTCCTCACTTATTTCGACAAGAGGGCAGTGGTGGTGGGTGGTGGGGACCCCCATAGGTGGAGACTGGACGATGGGGTGCTGGTGAAGAAGGACCACCTCCAGTTAGTGGATTCCATAACGGAGGCGGTAAGGAAGGTTAGGGAAGGGGCGAGCTTTACGAAAAAAGTAGAAGTGGAGGTCACGACGGCGGAGCAGGCCCTGGAAGCGGCCAAGGCGGGAGCGGACATCGTGATGTTGGACAACGTTTCCCCCTCCGAGGTGAAGAGGGCGGTGGAGGAGTTGAAGAAGGCCGGGTTGAGGGAAAGGGTTATCGTGGAGGTTTCGGGTGGAATTACCCCCGAAAACCTGCAGGAATATGCCAGAACGGGGGTGGATGTTCTTTCCTCCAGCTACATGACCTTTAGGGCGCTGGCCGTGGACATGAGTCTGGAGATAGAACGATAG
- a CDS encoding UPF0280 family protein, which yields MISLTWSYKETRLLVKADTHEVAKAAVHAAFRARRDIERFMITHPEFRYSLEPLSFPGEKLPRVVELMVRAGEAAGVGPFASVAGAIAQLALEGAKEAGGINVVVENGGDIALDGRRRFLVGIFAGGHPLSGRIALALGPGELPAGVCTSSGKVGPSLSLGWAEAVTVVSDEASLSDAAATSICNEVKGEAEEGIGKGLEKAKEIEGIRGCLILYGGKVGAMGRLPPLQLLEGKRLPSPSPWPSPIEEWLEEQR from the coding sequence ATGATTTCCCTCACTTGGTCCTATAAGGAAACTAGGCTTCTGGTGAAGGCCGATACCCACGAGGTGGCCAAGGCCGCCGTGCACGCCGCCTTCAGGGCGAGGAGGGACATAGAGAGGTTCATGATAACTCATCCCGAGTTCAGGTATTCCCTTGAGCCCCTTTCCTTCCCGGGTGAGAAGCTGCCAAGGGTGGTGGAGTTGATGGTGAGGGCGGGAGAAGCGGCGGGTGTTGGTCCTTTCGCCTCGGTGGCGGGGGCAATAGCCCAGCTGGCTTTGGAGGGGGCGAAGGAAGCGGGAGGGATCAACGTGGTGGTGGAAAACGGAGGGGATATAGCGCTCGACGGGAGGAGGAGGTTCCTGGTGGGGATTTTCGCAGGGGGGCATCCCCTCTCGGGCAGGATAGCCCTTGCCCTGGGTCCCGGGGAGCTTCCAGCTGGTGTTTGCACGAGTTCGGGGAAGGTGGGACCTTCCCTCAGTTTGGGATGGGCGGAAGCGGTAACGGTGGTTTCGGATGAAGCCTCCCTTTCGGATGCAGCAGCCACCTCCATTTGTAACGAGGTGAAGGGGGAAGCGGAGGAAGGAATAGGGAAGGGACTGGAGAAGGCGAAGGAAATAGAGGGGATAAGGGGCTGCCTGATCCTTTACGGTGGGAAGGTGGGGGCAATGGGAAGGCTTCCCCCCCTCCAACTGCTGGAGGGGAAGAGGCTGCCCTCTCCTTCCCCTTGGCCCTCCCCCATAGAGGAGTGGCTGGAGGAACAACGGTAA
- a CDS encoding 4Fe-4S binding protein — MKKKILLRYPAEMAEEPVFASVLLETGILANILYSSIGARGGEILIGVDAPPEQVERMMALFRKKGVEAVEVRKAIRVDREKCFDCGACISLCPTQALRLGKDYSLQVEEEKCVCCEVCVPACPVRAITVRSFE; from the coding sequence ATGAAGAAAAAGATCCTTTTGAGGTACCCAGCGGAGATGGCGGAGGAGCCCGTCTTCGCCTCCGTTCTTCTGGAGACGGGGATTCTGGCCAACATCCTTTACTCCAGCATAGGGGCGAGGGGAGGGGAGATCCTCATAGGGGTGGATGCTCCTCCGGAGCAGGTGGAGAGGATGATGGCCCTCTTCAGGAAGAAGGGAGTGGAAGCGGTGGAGGTGAGGAAGGCGATCAGGGTGGATAGGGAAAAATGTTTTGACTGTGGGGCCTGCATTTCCCTCTGTCCTACGCAGGCCCTCAGGTTGGGAAAGGACTACTCCCTTCAGGTGGAAGAGGAGAAGTGTGTTTGCTGTGAGGTCTGCGTTCCTGCCTGTCCGGTGAGGGCTATCACGGTAAGGAGCTTCGAATGA
- the pscS gene encoding O-phospho-L-seryl-tRNA:Cys-tRNA synthase, protein MGAPAPERLSRYRKLEREFGREGIINLNPIQRGGILTPEARRALMEFGDGYSVCDWCPPKTPRLDRIEKPPIADFLEDLAEFLHLKVARVVTRCREGKFIAFSSLASPGDWVVVDSLAHYSTYLAAELAHLKVREVPHSGPPEFRISPEAYGETIERIKRETGKPPALVLLTHVDSFYGNLAPAEEVGKLCQEQGIPFLLNAAYTAGVMPVDGEKLGADVLVSSGHKSWAASAPTGILALGEGVAERVLRRSEIKGDWSGRSFPEKELALLGCTVMGAPLVTLMASFPHVVERVRGWEEEVKKARYLVGELERIEGTRQLGERPKRHTLVQMESEGFYKVSQKHRRRGFFLYEELRERGIVGIQPGLTRHFKLNTYGLKWEEVKFVAESFLEIAKKYGLAIT, encoded by the coding sequence ATGGGAGCCCCTGCTCCGGAGCGTCTCTCCCGATACAGGAAGCTCGAAAGGGAGTTCGGGAGGGAGGGAATCATCAACCTGAACCCCATTCAGAGGGGAGGCATCCTCACCCCCGAAGCCAGAAGGGCCTTGATGGAGTTCGGTGACGGATACTCTGTCTGCGACTGGTGCCCACCCAAGACCCCAAGGCTGGATCGAATCGAAAAACCACCCATTGCAGACTTCCTCGAGGACCTGGCGGAGTTTCTCCACTTGAAGGTGGCAAGGGTGGTTACGAGGTGCAGGGAAGGAAAATTCATCGCCTTTTCCTCCCTGGCCTCACCGGGGGACTGGGTGGTGGTGGACAGTCTTGCCCACTACTCCACTTACCTCGCCGCCGAACTCGCCCATCTGAAGGTGAGGGAGGTTCCCCATTCGGGCCCTCCGGAGTTCAGGATTTCCCCCGAAGCCTACGGGGAGACAATAGAGAGGATAAAAAGGGAAACGGGAAAGCCCCCCGCCCTCGTCCTCCTCACCCATGTGGATTCCTTCTATGGCAACCTAGCACCGGCGGAAGAGGTGGGAAAGCTCTGCCAAGAACAGGGTATCCCCTTTCTCCTGAATGCCGCCTACACCGCAGGGGTGATGCCCGTGGATGGGGAGAAGTTGGGGGCGGATGTCCTGGTGAGTAGTGGACACAAAAGTTGGGCTGCCAGCGCACCCACGGGTATCCTGGCCCTAGGGGAAGGAGTAGCGGAGAGGGTCCTTCGAAGATCCGAGATCAAGGGGGACTGGAGCGGCAGGTCCTTCCCGGAGAAGGAGCTGGCCCTTTTGGGATGTACGGTAATGGGAGCACCCCTCGTTACTCTCATGGCCTCTTTTCCCCATGTGGTGGAAAGGGTGAGGGGCTGGGAGGAGGAGGTGAAGAAGGCAAGGTATCTCGTGGGGGAGCTGGAAAGGATAGAGGGAACAAGACAACTGGGAGAAAGACCCAAGAGGCACACACTGGTACAAATGGAATCTGAGGGTTTCTACAAAGTTTCCCAGAAGCATCGCAGAAGGGGTTTCTTCCTCTACGAGGAGCTGAGGGAAAGGGGAATCGTGGGAATCCAACCGGGGCTCACGAGGCACTTCAAGCTCAACACGTACGGGCTCAAATGGGAAGAGGTGAAGTTCGTGGCGGAAAGCTTCTTGGAAATAGCCAAAAAATATGGCCTTGCCATCACCTAA
- a CDS encoding aspartate dehydrogenase: protein MVSSKYLGVSLIGCGEIGSVLARAIKEGRAGRVELRFLFDRDGEKSRKLASELGFRVAGDLQEILSDPGTNVVVEAASQAAVAEYGERILEAGKDLMVMSVGALADEGLLKRLLEAARKGGSRIHLPSGSILGVDGVKAAQLVGIKEAQLITRKPPVALSYSPYLRERGMDLSRVREPTVVFEGTAREAVKAFPESVNIAATLALAGIGFDKLKVKIIADPSLDKNVHELRVVGEAGEMITIARNIPSPGNPKTSYLAALSAIMRLRDLVEILLVGT from the coding sequence TTGGTCTCTTCTAAGTACCTTGGAGTTTCCCTCATAGGATGTGGGGAAATAGGGAGTGTCTTGGCTAGGGCAATCAAGGAAGGAAGGGCGGGAAGGGTGGAATTGAGATTCCTTTTCGACAGGGATGGGGAGAAAAGCAGGAAGTTGGCTTCAGAGCTGGGGTTCAGGGTGGCGGGAGACCTGCAGGAGATCCTTTCCGATCCCGGGACCAACGTGGTAGTGGAAGCAGCCTCCCAAGCCGCCGTGGCTGAATACGGAGAGCGCATCCTAGAAGCGGGAAAGGATTTAATGGTGATGAGCGTGGGTGCCCTTGCCGATGAGGGGTTGCTCAAAAGACTACTGGAAGCAGCGAGGAAGGGGGGAAGCAGGATCCATCTTCCTTCCGGATCCATCTTGGGGGTGGATGGGGTTAAGGCCGCACAGCTCGTGGGTATTAAGGAGGCACAGCTCATCACGAGGAAACCACCCGTTGCCCTCTCCTACAGTCCCTATCTGAGGGAAAGGGGAATGGATCTCTCGAGGGTGAGGGAACCAACGGTGGTCTTCGAGGGGACGGCGAGGGAGGCAGTCAAGGCCTTTCCGGAAAGCGTGAACATCGCCGCCACCCTGGCTTTGGCAGGAATAGGCTTCGACAAATTGAAGGTGAAGATCATAGCGGATCCCTCTTTGGACAAGAACGTGCACGAGTTGAGGGTGGTGGGGGAGGCAGGAGAAATGATAACGATAGCGAGGAACATCCCCTCCCCCGGCAACCCGAAGACGAGCTATCTCGCCGCCCTTTCCGCCATCATGAGGCTCAGGGACCTTGTAGAAATCCTCCTCGTGGGCACTTAG